Part of the Clostridiales bacterium genome, CTGGGAAGCATCTCCAGGCTCAGTCACCGATTAGCATTCGGTCGGGACGTCGCACGGTGACCCGCGAGTCCCTTCCTAGACGGCTTGAGTGTCCCTTGCAAAGCGCCATCAGGCTCCGCTTCGGTAAGTCTCCTTAGTGGCGCCGGGGCCGGTGTCGGAGACACACACCGGGCGGCGTCGCTGCTCTATTTAGGCAGCGAGTGCAAGATCATTGTTGACGCTTATTGGCGTCTTACCCCTGTTTAACGAGGCGAGGAGACCTCGACCTGCTTCTTCCCTCAGAACTATCGTGTCGAAACCAGTCGCCCCCACGGTTGAGTGGGCACGTGTTCCAGCGCTGTCAAGGTGCCCGTGGCGCGGTTGCCGTGTGACCGCTTCGTCAGTATACCCGTGTCGTGCAAGCTCCGTGCCGAAGAGGACACAACGCGGCCGCCGCGAGGACGCGTGGCGCTATCCTTTCTGACGCTCCCTCAGTTCGCGCTGCACGTCACGCTTGTGGTCGCGCTCGGCAATCGACTGCCGCTTGTCATGCAACTTCTTGCCGCGAGCCAGTCCGAGTTCGACCTTCACGAGATTGCGCGCCGAAAAGTAGATCTTGAGCGGAACGATCGTCGCGCCCTTCTCGGCAGTCTTGCCGATCAGGTAGCGGATCTCTTTCTTATGGAGCAACAGCTTGCGCACCCGGTCGGGATCGACGTTTTCCCGATTACCGTGGCTATACGCCGAGATATGCACATGGTGGAGCCACGCCTCCCCGCGCCGGATGAGCGCGAAAGCGTCGCGCAGGGTAGCCTTGTTCTGACGCAGCGACTTGACCTCAGTACCCGTGAGCTCGATGCCCGCCTCGAACGTCTCGTCGATGAAGTAGTCGTGGTACGCCTTTTTGTTTGTGGCGATGATCTTTTCGGTGCGCCCGGCCATCACTCGACCGCCCTAGGGCGTGAAATCGGTGTCCGGGTCGAGCGAGCACACAAACTCAGTGAGGATCGCTATCGCCGCCTCGACATCCGCGAGCGCGAGCACCTCTACCGGCGTGTGCATGTAGCGTAGCGGTACGCTCACAAGAGCGGTCGCTTTGCCGCCCCTGGCCAGCTGAATCGCGCTCGCGTCGGTACCGGTCGCGCGCGGCTGCCCGTCGAACTGGTGGGGCACGCCGGCACGTTCGGCCGCTTCGACGAGAAGCGCGAAAAGTCGCGGGTTGATGTTCGCGCCGCGGCTGATAATCGGGCCCTTTCCGCAGACCGCTTCACCGTGCTTGCGTTTGTCGACATCCGGGTAGTCCGTCGCGTGACCGACTTCAATCGCAATCCCTATGGTCGGATCGACGCCGTAGGCGCTCGTAACACCGCCTCGCAATCCGATTTCCTCCTGAACGGTTCCCGCAGCGACCAGGTCTACTCGCACATCACCCCGTGTTCGGACCTCACGCATGACCTCGGCACAGATGAACGCGCCCATCTTGTCGTCGAACGCACGAGACACGACCATTCCCTCGCCAAACTCCTCGAAACCAACGTCAAAGGTCACCGGGTCGCCCACCCTTACAACCTCCGTCACGCGTTCCGCGCTCATCCCGAGGTCGATGAAGAGCTTGTGGGTCTTGGCAACCTGTTTGCGCTCGTCTTCTTCGAGCAGGTGTATCGGCATCCGGCCCAAAACCCCGAGAAGCGCGCCGTCACGCGTGTGCACGCGCACCCGGCTTCCCGGCATGATCGCCTCATCGACGCCACCAATCTGCTGGAACGCGATGAACCCCTCGGCGGTGATGTAGGTGACCATGAGGCCGATCTCGTCGATATGACCGGCGAGCATGATGCTCACCCTGCGAGCATCACGCTGAGCGTCCGAACCGCGCAAGAGCGCGTGCACCGAGCCCATGACGTTGGTCGTGACCTCGTCCGCGAACTCACTCACGTACTCGCGGAAGACGCGTGCCGCTGGCTGCTCGTATCCGGATGGCGACGGCGCCTCGACAAGTTGCTTGAAGAACGCAAGGGACTCTGGACGCATAGATGATCCTCCTGGACGCATACCATATGTGGAAGGCTCAGTGTACTGCCACGGAAGCCCAGATGCCACAAGCCCTACCGGGATGAACGTGCGCGGTGTGCGCGTGTCCGCTCAGCTGTCCGCGTTCCACACCTCGGCGAATACCTCATTGCCGAGCAACCACCCCGCATCCGTAAGCCGATATCGCCGCTCACCGTCATCGACCGCTTCGACCAGCCCCGTCCCGACCATCCGCGCGAGAACCGCCGCAACGCCCGCCTCTTCGGCCAGAGAGCATTCGATCCCTTCAGCAAGGCGAAGACCGAGCATGGCGTCTTCTCGAGCGGCCTCCCTGCCGCGTAAGTACTCGATCTCTTCGGGCGCTCCGGCGGGGAACCGGACAAAGGCGACGGTGTCGGCGGCTCGTGTGAAGCGAACCCGCGCGGTATCGTGCGGCACGGCGTCAACAACCCTCCCGACACCGGCGACGAGCGGATCGGTCCACGACCGGCACGCGGCGGCGGCCAGAAACATCTCCACGGGGAGCATGCTTGATGACGAGGGTCCAATACCTATGTAGGGACGGCCGTTCCAGTAACCGACATTGTGGATGCACCGCTGGCCAGGACGCGCGTAACTCGCCACCTCGTAGCGCTCAAGACCGTGCGCCGTAAGTTCCGAGTGAGCCAGCTCCATCATCTCTGCCGCCGCGTCCGGCTCCGGAGAAACCATGTGACCAGCACGAATACGCCGCGCGAGCGGCGTGTCATCCTCAACGATCAACGGGTAGACGCTCACGTGCCCAACACCAAATCCTACTGCCCGCTTGACCGTTGACAGCCACGAAGCTTGCGACTGACCCGGAACTCCGCACATGAGATCGAGCGAGACGCGTGCACCGGTCGCCATGCACGCCCGCACCGCGCTTTCCGCCGCCGCCGCGTCGTGACAACGCCCCAGCATCTCGAGCACAGCGTCGTCGAGACTCTGGACGCCCACCGAGAACCTGTTGACGCCCGCATCCACAAGGCGTGCGATCAGGGCTGAGTCTGTCGTATCGGGATTAGTCTCGACAGTCACCTCCACGTCGCCCCGAGACTTGCACGTCCCCAGCACCGCCGTGACTAAATCGACCAGACCGTCCCCGAGCGCTGTCGGGGTGCCTCCGCCGATGTAGACCGAAAGCACGTCTTCGAGAACGGCGAGCTCGCTCCAGTGAGCCACCGCCTCACTGACAGCCCAGCCATAATGCGCGAGCAGCCCCGGCTCTTGCGCCGAAATCGCTCCCGAATGAAAGTCGCAGTAGGCACACTTGCGCACACAGAACGGCACGTGGACGTAGAGGGAGACCGGCCCGCGATCACCTCGGCGAGTGTAAGCCTTGGCCTGATCAGCGGCGCTGTTTGTCAACCGTGTCACGCGCGCCCTTTGTGCTGTGACGCTTTGGTTCGTGCCGGCGCATGGCGGCGTGAAGACGCAGGTTCGAGATCGATGCGGCCCTCAGCAACGTTCACGTCGACGAGACGCACGCGGATTCTCTCGCCGAGACGAAATCCCCGCTCGTGCTTTTCGCCGATGAGCATGAACCGCTCGGGGTCGAGGTGGTAGTAGTCGTCGTCCATCATTGAGACATGGACGAGGCCCTCCGCCGTGTTGTCGAGTTGGACAAACAAACCAAATGAGTGGACTCCTGTGATGATGCCGTCGAACTCCTCGCCGATCCGTGCCGCCATCAGCTGCGCGAGCTTGATGCGAACCGACTCGTCCTCGGCCGCCTCGGCCTCACGCTCCATCTCCGAGCAGTGCTCAGCAAGCCATTCGAGCTCTGGCGCAAGCAAGGCAGCGGGGTCGCGATCGAGCTCACCCGCCAGCTGCGCTTTGAGCAGCCGGTGGACGATGAGGTCGGGATAGCGGCGGATCGGACTCGTGAAGTGGGTGTACGCGTTGCTTGCCAGGCCAAAGTGGGAGTCCAGGTAGTTGACGTAGCGCGCACGCTGCAAAGCTCTCAGCATGAGTGCGTTGATCAGGAGCTTCTCCGGACGGTCGTGGGCGTACGCGATGATCTTTTGGAACGTCACAGGCGACGCGCCGTGCACGTCTTTGATCGGATAGTCGAACTCCTTCAGGATGACCGCAACCTGCGCGAGCGCATCCGGATCGGGATTCTCGTGGATTCTGTAGACCATCGGTGCTTCCGCCCGGGTCATGTGTCCCGCGACCACCTCGTTGGCGAGAATCATCGCCTCCTCGATCATATTGGTAGCTTCGGTCCGCTGGCGGACCCGCACCTCGACCGGGGTAACGTTGTCCTCGGCGAGGATGACCTTGGCCTCCACAGTCTCGAAATCGAGCCCTCCTCGCGCTTGACGGTTCTTACCGATCAAACGGGCGAGGCGAACGAACTCGCCGATGAGCCGCTCGCTTTCCGCGTCGGGATACGCAGCGACCCCGTCGAGCCACGACTGCACCGTGTCGTAGTCGAAGCGGCGATCCGAACGGATCACCGAAGGGGTCAGCGTGTACGCCTCGACGTGGCCACCGTTGGAAATATCCATGATGACCGAGAACGCGAGGCGGTCCTCACCGGGCTTGAGCGAGCAGATCTCGTTTGAGATTCGCTCGGGGAGCATCGGCAAGACCCGGTCGACAAGGTAGACGCTCGTCGCGCGACGGCGAGCCTCAGCGTCGAGCGCCGAGTCCCACGGCACGTAATGGGACACATCGGCGATATGAACCCCGAGACGCACCTCGCCGTCGACACGTTCTACGCTGATCGCGTCATCGAAATCGCGCGCGTCGGCAGGGTCGATCGTGATGGTGAAGATGTCGCGGAGGTCTTTTCTGCCACCTGGCGCCAGCGCAGACTCTATGTCGATTCGAGTCGCTTCCGCCTCATCGAGCGCCTCGCGGGCGAACGAGGTCGCCAGTGCGTGTCCGCGGATGATGACTTCGATGTCGATGCCGGGCTCGCCCTCACGGCCAAGAACCTCCTCGACCACGCCTTGCGCAGCGTTTCGACGGGACGGGTACGCGGTCAGCCGAGTGACGACGATGTCCCCGTCTGAGGCATCTGCTGTCTCACGAGCTGGAACGAAGACCTCGGTACGGATGCGTGGGTCGGTGGGCACCACGATGCCCAGCCGCCCGTGGCGTTCAAACCGGCCAACCACGGTCGTGTTCGCTCGTTCGATGACCTTCATAACCGCCCCCGAGGCCCCGTGCCGTCCGCGAGTCACGCCCACCTTGACTCCCACAACGTCCCGGTGCATCGCGCCGCCGACGTCGCGAGCGGCCACGTAGATGTCGCCCTCCTCGGCTTCAACGAAACCGTACCCGCGCCGATTGATGGTGATGCGGCCAATCACGAGCCCGCCACTGCGGACCTTCTTCATTCGCTTCAAACGAGCCACGCGCGCTCCTTCCGTCAACCCGACACGCTTTCTACCTTACCCGGCCTCAGCGCGTTGGGCCTGTGGTTCGTTTTGACCGTGTCGCGCTATCGATGTATGCTCCTGCTTCACCATCTGACTTGGAGAGTTTCATGCGACACAATCGACCGCTCGCCCCCTGCTTTATCGGCAGCGGAATCGTGGCGAGTCCCCGCGACATGATCCGCGTACTTGAGACGCTGGAATCTGTGTTCTTCTCCTACTCGATCGACGACGATGTGGTTGCCGAAGGCGAGGCTACCCTCGTCAAGATCATGGCGGACAGCGAATCGGCGACCATGGCCGTGAACGGGTGCCTGTTCCTGAACGTGTCGAGTTTCCGCTACCTGGAGTTCGAGACCATCGAGGACGACTTGTGCTCCGTCCGTCTCCACGGTGACGGCGCTGTGTTGCGCTTGCTCGCCGTTCGAGACGCCGAAACGCCTGGAATCACGGTCGGTCAGATGCGGCTCATCGAAGAGTCGGAGTTCGAGCTGTCCAGCTTCGTCGGCGCCGATGACGAGGAAGACGACGACTGACGCTACGCTGTTCGCTCGGTGATCGCTCGGCACGGCGCTCCGCCTCTCACACGCGCGGCACAGGTTGCGCACGACACGGCACCCTCTAGGGAAGCTGCCTCTTCGCCTCCTCGATGGCGCGTTGCAGCTGGATGTCGTTAGCCTCATCCGACTGGACCTCTGGTTCCATCTCCACCACGATGTCGGGCTCAATGCCCTCGGCGTCAATGTTCCGCCCGTGAGGGGTCAGGTAGTGGGCGATCGTGAACTTCATCGCACCGCCAAAGCTTAGTTCCTCGATCGTCTGCACACTTCCCTTGCCAAAGGTCTTCATGCCCACAATCACCGCGCGATCGTAGTCCTGAAGCGCGCCGGCGAGCACTTCGCTCGCGGACGCCGAATTCTCGTTCACAAGCAAGACGAGCGGCGCGTCTGTGATGAACCGTCCGCTCGCGTGGTGCTCATACCGGGGGCTGTCGCGCTCCTCAACGAGCACGATGGGGCCTTCCTGCACGAACAGCGACGCGACATCGACCGATGAGTCGAGCAGTCCTCCGGGATTGTCCCTGACGTCGATGATGAACGCCCGCACGCCCTCAGCTTTAAGCCCCTCGATCTCCTCGGCAAGAACATCGGCCGAGCGCTGATTGAACGTGAGGAGCCGAACGTAGCCAATCTCCCCGTCGATCACGCGCGACATGACGTTGGGAATCTCAATCATCGCCCGCTCGATGGTGAAGTATATGACCTTCTCCGCGCCCTCACGCCGCACACCGATCTTGACGGTCGTGCCTTCCTCTCCGCGTACTCGCTTGACCACCTCATCACTCGTCCAGCGTTCCCGCTTCACGCCGTCGATGCTCACGAACACGTCGTCTGCTTGGACACCGGCCTTTTCGGCGGGCGTTCCCTCAATGACCGAGACAACGAGCACTTCCCCGTCGCGCTCGGAGATGTTGACGCCGATACCGCCGAAGTCGCCCTCAGTGTGCTCGTTGAAGAACTTGAAGTGCTCCTCGTCGAAGTAGAGTGCGTATGGGTCGTCGAGTGAATCGAGGATGCCCTGGATGGCGCCGGCTGTCATCGAGGTGTCAGTGGCGGGCATCAACGCCTGGCGGCTCAGTATCCGGGCGGCTTCACTCACGTGCTGGGCCACGCTCGGCCTGGGCTCAGGAATCTTCCTGAACGCACCCTGATAACCCACTGCCTGCGAGAACACGATGCCGCCGATGAACGCGGCTGCTAGCAGAAGTAGGGCGATGACTGAAGCTCCAGCAATGGTTGCGCGATTCATGATAGTGACCGTCTCTAACGCGAGGGTGGACTAGACTCTGAGGTAGCGGCGCAAAGCGAATCCGGAACCGATGAGGCCGATCAGGATCCCGGCTCCCACGAGCACCGCAGAGAACTGCAGTATCGTCACGGCGCCGATCTCGAACGGCAAGAACGGAAGCGATTCTTGAAGGCGCGGCATGACCGCGGCACGCATGAGCAGGATTGTCCCAATGGCGAGCGCGGCGCCTATGAGGCTTTGCAATACACCTTCAAGCAGAAACGGTGCCCGAATGAATGAGTTCGACGCGCCCACCAAC contains:
- the smpB gene encoding SsrA-binding protein SmpB translates to MAGRTEKIIATNKKAYHDYFIDETFEAGIELTGTEVKSLRQNKATLRDAFALIRRGEAWLHHVHISAYSHGNRENVDPDRVRKLLLHKKEIRYLIGKTAEKGATIVPLKIYFSARNLVKVELGLARGKKLHDKRQSIAERDHKRDVQRELRERQKG
- a CDS encoding M42 family metallopeptidase — translated: MRPESLAFFKQLVEAPSPSGYEQPAARVFREYVSEFADEVTTNVMGSVHALLRGSDAQRDARRVSIMLAGHIDEIGLMVTYITAEGFIAFQQIGGVDEAIMPGSRVRVHTRDGALLGVLGRMPIHLLEEDERKQVAKTHKLFIDLGMSAERVTEVVRVGDPVTFDVGFEEFGEGMVVSRAFDDKMGAFICAEVMREVRTRGDVRVDLVAAGTVQEEIGLRGGVTSAYGVDPTIGIAIEVGHATDYPDVDKRKHGEAVCGKGPIISRGANINPRLFALLVEAAERAGVPHQFDGQPRATGTDASAIQLARGGKATALVSVPLRYMHTPVEVLALADVEAAIAILTEFVCSLDPDTDFTP
- the hemW gene encoding radical SAM family heme chaperone HemW, whose translation is MTRLTNSAADQAKAYTRRGDRGPVSLYVHVPFCVRKCAYCDFHSGAISAQEPGLLAHYGWAVSEAVAHWSELAVLEDVLSVYIGGGTPTALGDGLVDLVTAVLGTCKSRGDVEVTVETNPDTTDSALIARLVDAGVNRFSVGVQSLDDAVLEMLGRCHDAAAAESAVRACMATGARVSLDLMCGVPGQSQASWLSTVKRAVGFGVGHVSVYPLIVEDDTPLARRIRAGHMVSPEPDAAAEMMELAHSELTAHGLERYEVASYARPGQRCIHNVGYWNGRPYIGIGPSSSSMLPVEMFLAAAACRSWTDPLVAGVGRVVDAVPHDTARVRFTRAADTVAFVRFPAGAPEEIEYLRGREAAREDAMLGLRLAEGIECSLAEEAGVAAVLARMVGTGLVEAVDDGERRYRLTDAGWLLGNEVFAEVWNADS
- the rnr gene encoding ribonuclease R, whose translation is MARLKRMKKVRSGGLVIGRITINRRGYGFVEAEEGDIYVAARDVGGAMHRDVVGVKVGVTRGRHGASGAVMKVIERANTTVVGRFERHGRLGIVVPTDPRIRTEVFVPARETADASDGDIVVTRLTAYPSRRNAAQGVVEEVLGREGEPGIDIEVIIRGHALATSFAREALDEAEATRIDIESALAPGGRKDLRDIFTITIDPADARDFDDAISVERVDGEVRLGVHIADVSHYVPWDSALDAEARRRATSVYLVDRVLPMLPERISNEICSLKPGEDRLAFSVIMDISNGGHVEAYTLTPSVIRSDRRFDYDTVQSWLDGVAAYPDAESERLIGEFVRLARLIGKNRQARGGLDFETVEAKVILAEDNVTPVEVRVRQRTEATNMIEEAMILANEVVAGHMTRAEAPMVYRIHENPDPDALAQVAVILKEFDYPIKDVHGASPVTFQKIIAYAHDRPEKLLINALMLRALQRARYVNYLDSHFGLASNAYTHFTSPIRRYPDLIVHRLLKAQLAGELDRDPAALLAPELEWLAEHCSEMEREAEAAEDESVRIKLAQLMAARIGEEFDGIITGVHSFGLFVQLDNTAEGLVHVSMMDDDYYHLDPERFMLIGEKHERGFRLGERIRVRLVDVNVAEGRIDLEPASSRRHAPARTKASQHKGRA
- a CDS encoding S41 family peptidase, whose amino-acid sequence is MNRATIAGASVIALLLLAAAFIGGIVFSQAVGYQGAFRKIPEPRPSVAQHVSEAARILSRQALMPATDTSMTAGAIQGILDSLDDPYALYFDEEHFKFFNEHTEGDFGGIGVNISERDGEVLVVSVIEGTPAEKAGVQADDVFVSIDGVKRERWTSDEVVKRVRGEEGTTVKIGVRREGAEKVIYFTIERAMIEIPNVMSRVIDGEIGYVRLLTFNQRSADVLAEEIEGLKAEGVRAFIIDVRDNPGGLLDSSVDVASLFVQEGPIVLVEERDSPRYEHHASGRFITDAPLVLLVNENSASASEVLAGALQDYDRAVIVGMKTFGKGSVQTIEELSFGGAMKFTIAHYLTPHGRNIDAEGIEPDIVVEMEPEVQSDEANDIQLQRAIEEAKRQLP